The Juglans regia cultivar Chandler chromosome 11, Walnut 2.0, whole genome shotgun sequence genome contains the following window.
GATATCAACTAAACATATGTGGGGTGCTCACCTGTGCATGCACAAATGTGTTTACTAAGTTCCGCAATTCAGTTAATTCGTTTCGCATTTTATCAAGCTCTTCCTTTAATGCACCATCTTCTTGCGTAGAAGTTGGTAGTGAATGTTGACAAGTTTGCCTTTTAGGAGTTGGCCCAAACCCCAAACCGCGCACACGTCCAGGCCGTTCTGGGCCCATAACTTTAGAATAAATATCATCTGATGCCCAAGTCATGGTTCCTCCAGACCCCATTTCTATCGAAGTTGTGTCTTGTGTTAAAAGTTCCTCCATCTCAACCTGtaatagatgataaaaaaatacacatttttcatcttataaatccattaaaattaaaaagtaataaatttgaaaataaatataccaCTTTCTTCCTCGTCTCATCATTGTAGTGGGTGccatcctttctcttatgggtCGTAACAAATAATTGGGCTCGATTTGGCAACGTCCCAGTTGATTTTTGCTGCATCCAATATTCTAGATTAAACACAGATAtcgaaaacaaaaaactaacaaatattcaacagtaaataaatactaataaataaataccgcATCATGGGCATATCTTGCATAACTTTTCGATCCTCCGCTGTGAACAACCAGCTGCTTCTTGCGACACtccttatttttattacattttgactACAACATCAcaaagattatgaaaattatgattaaaataactaGTTGGTTAACTTTCTAAATCAATAAGAAAAATGTGCGCATTGTTACCTTATATTCTGGATCGAACCAAAGATTGGCCAACTCCGCTAGTTGCGATAAGTCCACCATATCGGGACTTGCCCTTGCCACAACTTGTGCTGCAGAGGTGTCTTTTTCATGAAGtaactttttcttcaattcgTGCTTGTAGTCTTTCCATTTCTTCCCCAGGTCCTTCAGTATCCATTTTTTGAATGCATCCAATTTGTCATCAGGAACTTTAAATTTGCCCTAcagtcaaaataaatttatacaagtatatgtcttgatttctaacaaaattttcaaaatatacctatttaattaataataatggtttAATACAAGTTACATACCATTATAAGACCCCACGCTTCCTCCTTTATGGTTTTAGGCACCGACCTCCAATCCTTGTAAATAATAGGAACCAACTTATTAGTTCTTGCTATCAGGCCACCAAACCTTACCACCTTTGAGTCTTGCTTTTTAATGGGTTGACCAAGATTATTGAGCTCCATATCAATTCGCTCCCCTTCTGGAAGATGCCAAATGTCATGAATCGAGTGCAATGGTCTCTTTACTCTACCTCCATTACTATCTGCAAAAAGGGATTTAGTGacattattactattttctaAATGTGCATtcatagtaaaataaataagaagtaagaaaaacaaaaacataccaACAACGACAACAAAACGATCTCCAATCTCGGAACACAAGTCGACATTTTCTGCTTCCGAATGTTGTTCTATTGGTACATGTGTGCATGACTGGGTCTCTCTGCTGATCTCTATATGTCTGGGTAGTGATGGCTGGGAAGGACAAACTACAGAAGGTGATGACTCCACCATCCTATCAATAGAAGGGGGCGGCCCATCGACGGGGGGTAATGAATGGGCCACCCTATCAAGGGATGGGTATGATTGTGTCTCATTATGGACAGTTGGTATTGAAGTAGATTGTCTTCGCAAGTGTGGTCTGATAGTCTTCGCCTTCCTTTTTGGACCCATTGTACCTGtacaaaaacaaatttacaTATATGTAAATCAAtaggaataataatttttggagCATGATATGAGATAGAAGTAAAGTTATAAGAGAAATCATGTTAAAaagtctaaatatatatttcttactcGACACTATTAAGGAGTTTCGATCATCAATCCATCTATGTCATTTCGCGTCCATACAACATCGTCAATAGCAGGTTCAATAGCTTCATCGTTGGAAGTGTTACAATATTCGTTGACTAAATATTCATCATCGTCGTCATCAGTCACTTCCTCTTCACCAGTGTCATACACGTCTCTTGGTTTTGTCTTAACGACAACAACCCAATTTGGGCATCTTTCATCTGCCACATAATATACTTGAGATACTTGGGAAGATAAAACAAACGGATCATCAGTTATCCGATTACCAGTGTGTACTAGATGAGAAAAATTCACAAGACTAAACCCAAACTCATCCTCCTTGAAACCTTTACCCATAGTAACGTCTGCccaatcacatttgaataaCACATATCGAGATCCATCATAATACATAATCTCAATTATGCGTGTTAATTGGCCATACCAGGCAAGGCCATCTTCAGTACACACACTAACACCACAATTCTGAGTTTTCTTCCCATTTTCGTAATTCCTAGTGCGATATTTTGTACCATTGATGACAATTCGCTTGAATTCTTTGGCAACTTGCAAGGGACCTTTAGAATGCATTACGACTTTATGGCCCAATTCACTTCTTTCATTGTCATCCATTTTCATTACCTGAAAGGTTGGATTATTAGAATTGAGTAGATGATGAAAACTAGAGAGACATatcaaattatgtaatataCTATTGAATGGGGTGTAAATAGTACATAATCTTGAAACCAATTACAAAATTGGTCTTGGTGCCTCTTCTGTAGTTCTTCATTCGATACATGCCTCTCATCAATTGTATTCCTCAATATTTCCAAGTGCATCCTACATATGTTCACGACATCACAAATGTAtgctaaaattacaaaaatataaatgaaatataatttaattcgTACGTATTAAACATTGCAACTCACATGCGGAATGGAGTGAAATCATCAGAGTTGAAGAGAATATAGCGATGTGCTTGAGTCCACGCCGTAAAATCAAGGCGAACGTCAAGAACTTTCCCTTTAGAATCATCCGGGTTTCTAGATGGTCTATTGAAAACCGTTTGAGCGGATTCTAAATAACGAGAACAAAACGTCAATAATTCCTCCAGCAAATATCCTTCAGCAATGGAACCTTCTGGTGCAGCTTTGTTACGCACATGAAACTTAAGTCGGTGTAGGTACCTACAACAATAATCATGACccacttttactatttttttcaaaatatttgtttactttaatagatttatgtgttttttattcaataattatagCATACCTTTCAACGGGATACATCCATCGATAATGAACTGGTCCTCCAAGTTTACATTCTGCAACTA
Protein-coding sequences here:
- the LOC118349892 gene encoding uncharacterized protein LOC118349892, translated to MGPKRKAKTIRPHLRRQSTSIPTVHNETQSYPSLDRVAHSLPPVDGPPPSIDRMVESSPSVVCPSQPSLPRHIEISRETQSCTHVPIEQHSEAENVDLCSEIGDRFVVVVDSNGGRVKRPLHSIHDIWHLPEGERIDMELNNLGQPIKKQDSKVVRFGGLIARTNKLVPIIYKDWRSVPKTIKEEAWGLIMGKFKVPDDKLDAFKKWILKDLGKKWKDYKHELKKKLLHEKDTSAAQVVARASPDMVDLSQLAELANLWFDPEYKSKCNKNKECRKKQLVVHSGGSKSYARYAHDAQKSTGTLPNRAQLFVTTHKRKDGTHYNDETRKKVVEMEELLTQDTTSIEMGSGGTMTWASDDIYSKVMGPERPGRVRGLGFGPTPKRQTCQHSLPTSTQEDGALKEELDKMRNELTELRNLVNTFVHAQDKIK